Proteins co-encoded in one Bacillus horti genomic window:
- a CDS encoding ABC transporter permease gives MRQLFEEEAVAALVQLEEMNRSDALEALEEGEIQAILTIPEHFTSTVLNKLFLNEGTTPPLTLIAENSSAMSIDILQDIIEIFMRAINFQTVLSQSMNEGAASLEQLNAQLPKGGIETIYNVEQVSSFQYFTFAMSVLFVLFAGGVAAERANTEKRERVFERILLTGSKPLRFLGAKLGSTFVIAMLQLVVLFILCHFIFQLFPGRTFQFWIGLGVILAALSLCVGAIGALLTSLNFRMQSPDASRLFNSILVTIMALAGGSFGPMSILPNWITVIGEWTPNGLSLSMLMLWIQSESFSDLIGPLLKLLSISLILLLVGLRIFPQRRQG, from the coding sequence ATTAGGCAATTATTTGAAGAGGAAGCTGTCGCTGCTCTTGTGCAGCTTGAGGAAATGAATCGTTCGGATGCCCTTGAAGCGTTAGAGGAGGGAGAGATTCAAGCTATCTTAACGATACCAGAGCACTTCACTTCTACTGTCTTAAATAAACTGTTTTTAAATGAAGGGACAACTCCTCCTTTAACTTTAATAGCTGAAAACTCTTCTGCTATGAGCATAGATATTTTACAGGATATCATCGAGATCTTTATGAGAGCTATTAATTTTCAAACGGTACTTAGTCAATCAATGAACGAGGGAGCTGCCTCCCTAGAACAGCTAAATGCACAGCTTCCAAAAGGAGGCATAGAAACGATATACAACGTGGAGCAAGTAAGTTCGTTCCAATACTTCACTTTTGCCATGAGTGTGTTATTTGTCTTATTTGCTGGTGGAGTTGCAGCTGAAAGAGCCAATACGGAAAAACGTGAGCGTGTTTTTGAGCGTATTTTACTAACGGGAAGCAAGCCCCTTCGGTTTTTAGGGGCGAAGCTGGGTTCAACGTTCGTCATTGCTATGTTGCAGCTAGTAGTACTATTTATCCTATGTCATTTTATTTTTCAGCTATTTCCGGGCAGAACGTTTCAGTTTTGGATAGGTTTAGGGGTTATTTTGGCAGCACTTTCTCTTTGTGTAGGAGCGATTGGGGCGTTGCTCACCTCCTTAAATTTCCGTATGCAAAGCCCTGATGCAAGCCGATTGTTTAACTCCATTCTGGTTACGATTATGGCCTTGGCAGGCGGGAGCTTCGGACCAATGTCCATTTTGCCTAACTGGATTACTGTTATAGGGGAGTGGACACCTAATGGCTTATCTCTTTCTATGCTTATGCTCTGGATACAAAGTGAATCATTTTCAGATCTTATAGGACCTCTACTTAAGCTTCTAAGTATATCTCTTATTCTATTACTGGTAGGGTTGAGAATTTTTCCACAAAGGAGGCAAGGCTGA
- a CDS encoding sensor histidine kinase, translated as MAHTFWIWLLLLGSSWTAAINQVHEDKMIFAMLGCAIFFSLFFVAPLLREKPKALTAVLLGCMAVTAIALWPEKTNVAPNYYTLLIYSILVGKAVFRLSSTYSIAIGLCMTVISILPTLLGYPSFPLWFLLIYAIAFGLGCGIYKWIFNEWEQNTYEKDEMLSEYRRLKRSSVDSEEVVRQQERSKIARDMHDSVGHKLTALLMQLEVFRMQSTGETAERAEALKRLAKESLEETRHAVKELNVQETIGFQAIIHLIRKWESENFVRVQFSLRQGVLTAQLNNEQSAAIYRAVQEALTNAIRHSSSREINIEFEAPGGRALLFKISNPCTKKDNFREGFGLSAMRERMEQLGGQLEIIFEDRQFTVKGRLPL; from the coding sequence ATGGCACATACTTTTTGGATTTGGCTTTTATTATTAGGTTCTAGCTGGACGGCAGCGATTAATCAGGTACATGAGGATAAAATGATTTTTGCTATGCTGGGATGTGCTATATTTTTCAGCTTATTTTTTGTTGCCCCTTTACTTAGAGAAAAACCTAAAGCTTTAACGGCAGTTCTACTTGGCTGTATGGCTGTCACTGCTATAGCACTATGGCCAGAAAAAACAAATGTTGCTCCTAATTATTACACGCTCTTAATTTATTCTATTCTAGTAGGTAAGGCAGTTTTCCGCCTATCTTCCACATATTCAATAGCTATAGGTTTATGTATGACGGTAATCAGTATATTGCCGACCTTATTAGGCTATCCTAGTTTCCCCCTTTGGTTTTTGCTCATTTATGCTATTGCTTTTGGGTTGGGCTGTGGTATTTATAAATGGATATTTAATGAGTGGGAGCAAAATACATATGAAAAAGATGAGATGTTAAGTGAATACAGGAGATTAAAGCGCTCTAGTGTAGATAGTGAGGAAGTGGTAAGGCAGCAGGAAAGATCTAAAATTGCGAGGGATATGCATGATTCTGTAGGACATAAGCTTACCGCTCTTTTAATGCAGCTTGAGGTATTTCGTATGCAATCTACTGGTGAAACGGCTGAGAGAGCGGAAGCACTTAAGCGCCTTGCAAAGGAAAGCTTAGAGGAAACACGTCACGCCGTAAAGGAGTTAAACGTACAGGAAACGATTGGCTTTCAAGCGATTATCCATTTAATTCGCAAATGGGAATCTGAGAATTTTGTACGCGTACAGTTTTCCTTGCGTCAAGGTGTTCTTACAGCACAGCTCAATAATGAACAATCCGCGGCTATTTATAGGGCTGTGCAGGAGGCTCTAACAAATGCCATTCGCCATAGTTCTTCCAGAGAGATCAATATAGAATTTGAAGCTCCAGGTGGAAGAGCACTATTGTTTAAAATCTCTAATCCTTGTACAAAAAAAGATAATTTTCGAGAGGGCTTCGGACTTTCAGCTATGCGTGAAAGAATGGAACAGCTTGGTGGTCAGTTAGAGATTATATTTGAGGATCGACAATTCACTGTTAAAGGAAGATTACCTTTATAG
- a CDS encoding HIT family protein, protein MTEDFYCEEVLSGKTAVQKVYETDRVLAYYHTRPFYEVHIVVFPKVHIDSLLTMRVEDNDLLIELLEVIKHVSAQVVEEYGACRVLTNLGEYQDSKHLHWHVIHGKQIKEDGAR, encoded by the coding sequence ATGACAGAGGATTTTTATTGTGAAGAGGTTTTAAGTGGGAAGACAGCCGTTCAAAAGGTATACGAAACAGATCGAGTGTTAGCGTACTACCATACACGTCCCTTTTATGAGGTACATATTGTTGTTTTTCCTAAAGTACATATTGATTCACTTCTGACAATGAGAGTAGAGGATAACGATTTATTAATAGAGTTATTAGAGGTCATTAAACATGTTTCTGCACAGGTTGTAGAAGAGTATGGGGCTTGCCGTGTTCTTACAAATCTTGGAGAGTATCAGGATTCGAAGCATTTACATTGGCATGTCATCCATGGCAAGCAGATAAAAGAGGACGGAGCAAGATAG
- a CDS encoding aminoglycoside 6-adenylyltransferase, giving the protein MRSEKEMYDLVVTVAQQDDRIRAVAMNGSRTNPNAPVDIFQDYDIVYLVTDMQSFIQDPNWTSVFGETIIMQTPEDMSLFPPDLGGWFSYLMLFKDGNRIDLILIPIEEKDKYVKDDKLIRILLDKDHSLPDLPAPTDEDYWVKPPTAAHFADCCNEFWWVSTYVAKGLWRKELLFALDHLHSYMRPMLMRMLEWNVGSQTNFSINVGKSGKYLEKYVTAEFWQELLSTYPSGSYEDAWRALFAMTRLFRKVALEVASQLQYEYPHQDDENVTFYLQHVHQLPSDATEIFK; this is encoded by the coding sequence ATGAGAAGTGAAAAGGAAATGTATGATCTTGTAGTAACAGTGGCCCAGCAGGATGACCGAATTCGAGCAGTAGCTATGAACGGATCTAGAACAAATCCAAACGCTCCTGTAGACATTTTTCAAGACTATGATATTGTCTATCTAGTAACAGACATGCAGTCCTTTATTCAAGATCCTAATTGGACTAGTGTTTTTGGAGAAACGATTATCATGCAAACTCCCGAAGATATGTCTTTGTTCCCCCCTGATCTTGGAGGGTGGTTTTCCTATCTCATGCTTTTTAAAGACGGGAATCGAATTGACCTTATTCTAATCCCTATAGAAGAGAAAGATAAGTATGTCAAGGATGATAAATTAATTCGCATCTTATTGGATAAAGACCATTCCCTACCCGACCTTCCTGCGCCTACAGATGAAGATTATTGGGTTAAGCCTCCAACTGCTGCCCATTTTGCTGATTGCTGCAACGAATTTTGGTGGGTTTCTACTTATGTAGCAAAAGGGTTGTGGAGGAAGGAATTATTGTTTGCATTAGACCATCTACATTCATATATGCGTCCAATGCTGATGAGAATGCTAGAATGGAACGTAGGTTCTCAAACAAATTTTTCTATTAATGTAGGGAAAAGTGGTAAGTACTTAGAGAAATATGTAACAGCTGAATTCTGGCAAGAGCTGTTGTCCACTTATCCTTCTGGTAGCTATGAGGATGCCTGGAGAGCTTTATTTGCTATGACGCGTCTATTTAGAAAAGTAGCACTAGAGGTTGCCAGTCAGCTTCAGTACGAATACCCACATCAAGATGATGAAAATGTAACGTTCTATCTTCAGCATGTTCATCAATTACCGTCCGACGCAACAGAAATCTTTAAATAA
- a CDS encoding response regulator transcription factor yields the protein MIRILIAEDQAMVRQGLKMMIETDQELRVVGEASNGQEAIHLCERLQFDLVVMDIRMPQMDGLEATRIIRSRWPKLKVLILTTFNDDEYALTALQNGANGYMLKDAEPDLLIRAIRSCLTGGLSLEENVAAKVMPRLLHGKENEEQFEVDSSLTPRELDICRLVGLGKSNREIAEELSLSIGTVKNHISLILDKLELRDRTQLAIYAIRHHLV from the coding sequence ATGATTAGAATACTAATAGCAGAGGATCAGGCAATGGTCAGGCAGGGCTTAAAGATGATGATAGAAACGGATCAAGAGCTTCGGGTGGTTGGTGAAGCAAGTAATGGACAAGAAGCTATTCATTTATGTGAGCGGCTTCAATTTGATCTTGTTGTGATGGATATTCGCATGCCTCAAATGGATGGATTAGAGGCTACACGTATTATCCGTTCTCGTTGGCCAAAGCTAAAGGTATTAATCTTAACTACGTTTAATGATGATGAGTATGCTTTAACTGCGTTACAGAACGGAGCAAATGGGTATATGCTCAAGGATGCAGAGCCAGACCTCTTGATCCGAGCTATTCGTAGCTGTTTAACTGGTGGCTTATCATTGGAAGAAAACGTAGCTGCAAAGGTTATGCCACGATTACTACACGGTAAAGAAAATGAGGAGCAGTTCGAGGTAGACTCATCACTGACTCCTAGAGAGCTAGATATTTGCCGCTTAGTAGGTCTGGGAAAAAGCAATCGAGAGATAGCAGAGGAGCTGTCGTTGTCTATTGGAACGGTAAAGAATCATATTAGTCTAATTTTGGATAAGCTTGAGTTGCGAGATAGGACACAGCTTGCTATTTATGCCATACGTCATCATCTAGTATAA
- a CDS encoding ABC transporter ATP-binding protein, with amino-acid sequence MLETVSIEKSYKGKKVVDDVSIYLNKGESVGLLGPNGAGKSTTISMISSLVKPNHGDIKLNGKSILKDPRDIRRVLGVVPQEIALYEELTAYENLRFFGRLYRLKGNQLESKIQETLEMVGLRDRQKELIRTYSGGMKRRVNIAAALLHDPQLIIMDEPTVGIDPQSRNHILETVRLLNREKGTTILYTSHYMEEVEQLCNRVYIMDYGKMIASGRKDELLRILSGDDTVHVQLNSKSYEMAKELRGIESIKQVEETEKGLKLIVTKQSSILSQIVRAAEQFNVQINSVHIDTPSLEDVFLHLTGRKLRD; translated from the coding sequence ATACTTGAAACGGTTAGCATAGAAAAAAGCTACAAAGGAAAAAAGGTCGTGGATGATGTAAGTATTTACTTAAATAAAGGAGAGTCAGTTGGTTTATTGGGGCCGAATGGAGCCGGAAAATCGACAACTATTTCTATGATTTCTTCCCTAGTAAAACCAAATCATGGTGATATTAAATTAAACGGTAAGAGTATCTTAAAGGACCCTAGAGACATCAGAAGAGTACTTGGTGTTGTTCCACAGGAAATTGCTTTATATGAAGAATTAACAGCTTATGAGAATTTAAGATTTTTTGGACGGTTATATAGATTAAAAGGAAATCAGCTAGAATCTAAAATCCAAGAAACGCTTGAGATGGTTGGATTGAGGGATAGACAGAAGGAATTAATCCGTACTTACTCAGGGGGAATGAAAAGAAGAGTAAATATTGCTGCCGCTCTTTTACATGACCCTCAGCTTATCATTATGGATGAACCTACGGTTGGCATTGATCCTCAATCACGCAATCATATATTAGAAACGGTTCGTCTACTTAATCGAGAAAAAGGAACGACTATTTTATATACAAGTCACTATATGGAAGAGGTAGAGCAACTTTGTAATCGTGTTTATATTATGGACTATGGAAAAATGATTGCTTCGGGACGCAAGGACGAACTGCTCAGAATTCTTTCTGGTGATGACACCGTACATGTACAACTCAACAGCAAAAGCTATGAAATGGCTAAGGAGCTTCGAGGGATTGAGAGCATAAAGCAGGTTGAAGAAACGGAAAAAGGGCTAAAGCTAATCGTAACTAAGCAGAGCTCTATTTTATCCCAAATTGTCCGTGCGGCAGAGCAGTTTAATGTACAAATCAATAGCGTTCATATTGATACGCCTAGCTTGGAGGATGTATTTTTGCATTTGACAGGACGGAAGCTACGGGACTAA